The following coding sequences lie in one Rhodohalobacter barkolensis genomic window:
- a CDS encoding DUF2911 domain-containing protein → MNIQSTIIAAVLGFSLIFASSANAQERGNDSPRVSPNASVSQTIGTTVVTVTYGRPGVRDREIFGDLVPYDEVWRTGANESTVITFSDNVLVEGRELNAGTYSLYTLPGLEEWNVIFNSNLSWGTEYDPTMDVLRVSVDPQEGEFMEQMMIYFDEVTEESGHMIIHWEETKIPVQIEEAN, encoded by the coding sequence ATGAATATTCAATCTACCATTATTGCTGCAGTTTTAGGATTCAGCCTGATCTTCGCTTCCTCCGCTAATGCACAGGAACGCGGAAATGACAGTCCGCGGGTAAGCCCGAATGCCTCCGTTTCGCAAACCATTGGCACGACGGTGGTTACTGTAACGTACGGTCGACCGGGTGTTAGGGACCGGGAGATTTTCGGAGATCTGGTTCCTTATGATGAAGTATGGAGAACGGGTGCAAATGAATCCACTGTAATAACGTTTTCAGACAATGTGCTTGTTGAGGGTAGAGAATTAAATGCCGGAACCTATTCACTCTACACATTGCCGGGTTTAGAGGAGTGGAACGTCATTTTTAACAGCAATCTCTCGTGGGGTACAGAGTACGATCCAACGATGGATGTTCTCCGTGTTTCTGTGGATCCGCAGGAAGGGGAATTTATGGAGCAGATGATGATCTATTTTGATGAGGTTACGGAAGAATCCGGCCATATGATCATTCACTGGGAAGAGACAAAAATCCCGGTACAAATAGAAGAAGCGAATTAA
- the msrA gene encoding peptide-methionine (S)-S-oxide reductase MsrA — translation MKLLLILISILFTMTDQADAQNENYETAVLGAGCFWCVEAIYQRVNGVVAVESGYAGGHVENPTYNQVVSGNTGHAEVAKVTFDPNEISFDELLEVFWHTHDPTTLNRQGADVGTQYRSAIFFNSLEQKKIAEESLKRTDESDLWDSKIVTEITPLSNYSTAEDYHQNYFNNNPNAGYCSVVIAPKLAKFKKDFPHLLQESL, via the coding sequence ATGAAACTGTTACTAATTTTAATTTCGATCTTATTTACTATGACTGATCAGGCAGATGCGCAAAATGAGAACTATGAAACAGCTGTATTAGGTGCAGGCTGTTTTTGGTGTGTAGAGGCGATTTACCAACGGGTAAACGGCGTTGTGGCAGTGGAATCAGGTTATGCCGGCGGCCATGTTGAAAATCCAACATACAATCAGGTTGTGAGTGGAAATACCGGTCATGCCGAAGTGGCTAAAGTTACATTTGATCCAAATGAAATCAGCTTTGATGAATTGTTGGAGGTTTTCTGGCATACGCACGACCCTACAACCCTGAACAGGCAGGGAGCTGATGTAGGGACTCAGTATCGATCGGCGATATTTTTTAATTCACTTGAGCAGAAAAAGATTGCTGAAGAGTCTTTGAAGCGAACGGATGAGTCAGACTTGTGGGACAGCAAGATTGTCACGGAAATCACACCGTTAAGTAATTACAGTACCGCTGAGGATTATCATCAGAACTATTTCAATAACAATCCCAACGCGGGTTACTGTTCTGTTGTGATTGCACCGAAATTGGCGAAGTTCAAAAAGGATTTTCCGCACCTGCTTCAGGAGTCACTGTAA
- a CDS encoding arylesterase encodes MNCKRNVLLKVVLVVMSFFLSTALFAQEKQILIFGDSITAGYGIEEEDAFPAILQQKLDSLGLNHTVVNAGLSGETSAGGLRRIDWVLQQPVDVFVLELGGNDGLRGIDPENTKQNLQGIINKVEEKYPEVEIILTGMEAPPNMGEHYTTRFREVFTELSEENDVIFMPFILEDVGGDPELNQADGIHPTEEGHKIVAENLWEYLEGVLK; translated from the coding sequence ATGAATTGTAAACGAAACGTTTTATTAAAGGTTGTATTGGTAGTGATGAGCTTTTTTCTTTCAACAGCCTTATTTGCGCAGGAGAAACAGATACTGATATTTGGTGACAGTATCACGGCGGGATACGGGATTGAAGAGGAGGATGCCTTCCCCGCAATTCTTCAGCAGAAACTGGATTCATTGGGATTGAACCATACCGTTGTGAATGCCGGATTAAGCGGTGAGACATCAGCCGGTGGCTTGCGTCGGATTGACTGGGTACTGCAGCAACCTGTGGATGTATTTGTTCTTGAACTGGGCGGCAATGACGGTTTGAGGGGTATTGATCCGGAGAACACCAAACAGAATCTGCAGGGTATCATCAATAAAGTGGAAGAGAAATATCCCGAAGTGGAAATCATTCTGACCGGTATGGAAGCTCCGCCAAATATGGGAGAGCATTATACCACAAGATTCCGGGAGGTTTTTACAGAACTGTCTGAAGAGAATGATGTGATATTTATGCCTTTTATTCTGGAAGATGTAGGAGGAGATCCTGAACTGAATCAGGCCGACGGGATTCATCCTACAGAAGAAGGGCACAAGATCGTTGCTGAAAATTTGTGGGAATATCTTGAAGGTGTGTTGAAATAG
- a CDS encoding ABC transporter ATP-binding protein, whose amino-acid sequence MNHSSILSVQKVTKTFVSGDHKLTVLDTISFNVEKGTTCAIVGPSGSGKTTLLGLCAGLDRPTSGRVVLNGQPISNMKEDELNSVRNEQIGFVFQSFQLISTLTALENVMVPVELRGVPYREVEQKAKELLAQVGLKERLHHYPNQLSGGEQQRVGLARAFIHKPDILFADEPTGNLDSETGEQIEDLLFDLNRESGTTLIIVTHDRELAEKCDRIIELKSGEIFRDTQPGESEPEFASEETVNAEIKPAG is encoded by the coding sequence ATGAATCACAGTTCCATCCTTTCCGTTCAAAAAGTAACGAAAACTTTTGTCAGCGGAGATCATAAATTAACCGTACTCGATACCATTTCCTTTAATGTGGAAAAGGGAACAACCTGTGCAATTGTCGGCCCATCCGGCAGTGGTAAAACCACACTTTTAGGACTCTGTGCCGGACTCGACCGTCCAACATCCGGGCGCGTTGTCTTAAACGGCCAGCCTATTTCAAACATGAAAGAGGATGAACTGAACAGTGTACGGAACGAACAGATTGGTTTTGTATTTCAGTCTTTTCAACTGATCTCTACCCTTACGGCTCTTGAAAATGTAATGGTACCCGTTGAACTGCGCGGTGTACCCTATCGCGAAGTGGAACAGAAAGCGAAAGAGCTGCTGGCACAGGTTGGTTTGAAGGAGCGTCTTCATCACTATCCAAATCAGCTTTCGGGCGGGGAACAGCAGCGGGTGGGTCTTGCACGTGCGTTTATCCACAAACCGGATATTCTGTTTGCTGATGAACCCACCGGAAATCTCGACAGTGAAACCGGCGAACAGATAGAAGATCTACTATTTGACCTGAACAGGGAGTCCGGCACTACTCTGATTATTGTAACACACGATCGTGAGTTGGCGGAAAAATGTGACCGGATCATTGAATTAAAGAGCGGCGAAATTTTCAGGGATACACAGCCCGGCGAATCAGAACCTGAGTTTGCATCCGAGGAAACCGTAAACGCAGAAATCAAACCGGCCGGATGA